One Acidobacteriota bacterium genomic window carries:
- a CDS encoding thioredoxin family protein: MKKTMMILMTVFAVASVAAAGVSVGDMAPDFTLTDTTGREVSLSDYSGKVVVLEWLNPDCPFVQRHYKAGTMKKLASAYAGKGVVWLTINSTHYMDAAANAKFKAANDLPYPILVDQSGKVGHLYGAKTTPHMYLIDGGGKLVYIGAIDDDPRGNRDQPATNYVAAALDQILAGKAVTIAETKPYGCSVKYKTN, from the coding sequence ATGAAAAAGACGATGATGATATTGATGACCGTGTTTGCCGTGGCATCGGTAGCCGCGGCCGGCGTGAGCGTGGGTGACATGGCCCCCGACTTCACGCTCACAGACACCACGGGCCGTGAGGTGAGCCTGTCCGACTACTCGGGCAAGGTCGTTGTTCTCGAGTGGCTCAACCCCGACTGTCCCTTCGTGCAGCGCCACTACAAGGCGGGCACGATGAAGAAGCTGGCTTCCGCGTACGCCGGCAAGGGCGTGGTCTGGCTGACCATCAACTCGACCCACTACATGGACGCCGCTGCCAACGCCAAGTTCAAGGCAGCCAACGATCTGCCTTACCCCATATTGGTGGATCAGTCGGGCAAGGTCGGACACCTTTACGGCGCGAAGACCACGCCCCACATGTACCTCATAGACGGCGGCGGAAAGCTGGTCTACATCGGCGCCATCGACGACGACCCGCGAGGCAACAGGGACCAACCGGCCACCAACTACGTGGCGGCCGCCCTTGACCAGATACTGGCGGGCAAGGCGGTCACTATCGCAGAGACCAAGCCCTACGGGTGCTCCGTAAAGTACAAGACGAACTAG